In the genome of Notamacropus eugenii isolate mMacEug1 chromosome 7, mMacEug1.pri_v2, whole genome shotgun sequence, the window CTATATATAATGTTCAGTTGCTCAGTATTTTCCTTAGGGCATCCTTCATGTCCTTGTTCCTAAGGCTGTAGATCAAAGGGTTTAAGAATGGGGTCACCACAGAATAAAAGAGGGTCACAATTTTCTGTGCTCCTGCTTCATGGCTTGATGTTGGTTTCACGTACATCACCATCACAGAGCCATAGAACAGTGACACCACAGCCAAATGGGACCCACAGGTGGAGAAGGCTTTACGCCGACCTGCTGCTGAAGGAACCCTCAACACAGCTCTCAGGACCATGGCATAGGTTcccatgatgaaaagaaaaggaataaacaatGGCAAAGAATTCACAATGGAGCAGGTGAATTCTACCAAAGGGGCTCTGGTACAAGTGAGAGCTAGCAGTGGGCCTGGGTCACAAAGAAAGTGATCAATGACTCTGGAGCCACAGAAGGACAGTTGGGAGATGAGAATGATGGGAGCTAGGAACCAGAGAAATCCAGACACCCAGCAGCTGACCACCAGGTTGATGCAGAGACGTCCTGTCATGATGGTGGGATAATGCAGAGGTCGGCAGATGGCCAGATACCTATCAAATGCCATAATGGCCAGAAAAAAACATTCTGTACCACctaaggagaagaaaaagtagaactggaggaagcatccagagaaggaaattgtcTTTGTATTAGAGAGGAAGTTGACCAGCATATTAGGGACTGTAGAGGTGACATACCAGATCTCTAGAAATGAGAAGTTGGCCAAGAGGATGTACATGGGGGTTTGAAGTCGCTTGTTTTTATGCACCACACAGATGATAGAACCATTTCCTAGAAGAGTCAAGATGTAGATGATCAAAAAAAGTATGAAGAGGAGGATCTGGATGTCTCTGCTACAGGGGAATCCAAGGAGAATGAAACCAGCAGTACTTTTGGAACTGTGGTTGGTGTTGGAAATTTTCATTTGCCTGTAAGCTATAAAATAACCAGAGGTTATTGATTGAAAATTGATCATTTTTACACTCTTTGAAgatgttaaaagtaaataaaaatttaacaaatatttgttaatcaATACTGAGTGTAGAACACTGGGGAAATATAAAGCTTCTTTATATTAAGATCCCTGCCCACAAGGGCTTATAGTGTAATAAAGGGATTATACACCAACAAACATTATCATAATCTTGTAATGGCAAGTAACTGATGAGAAGAATGGTTCTTCTGAGCTGGAAGAAGAGACTGAAGAGTGATGGAAAATAAGAGACTCATTAGATCAGGGAAACCTAGCTCAAAACTACCTGAATTTCTCTGGACCCGAGTCTCTGAGCTCCCCTGATTCTTACAGTTCCTCAAGATGGAAAGTCcttccaaatgagaaaaaaaccccTACATTTTTCTTCAGTCTACCTTgccaatacaggctatatataatacaaaataagacaTGATGACCATGTCAGAGAGCTATAAAACAAACTAATCTTTGAGGTAGGAAGGTATTTGTCATTATGGATCAAGAGGTTTTTATAAAAAAGGAGTTATGAAGTAGCTGATATTTGATTTGGTGTCTAATGGATAAGAATAATATACTCAGAGCTTCAGTTACCATGGCATAACAATTTCCTATTTCACTTATATGCTTAAAATGTAGTAACTTATCTTCATATCAACTTTGCTAATCATTCCCTTTCTCTATATTATTATGTGGGGTGTACAGAAAGTGTAAGTGAAGTTTTAAGTTATTAAGTCTATTAAAGCTAAGAACTGAACTAAGTTTTTTAGGATACTTTGAATAGTTTTCATTGatatttaactgaaaaaaaatgaactcataCATTGTTaactcccctttcttttctgtgtgtgttcatccttcgttgctgaagaagaccgtaccatcagagaaataatgacatgacttgcacttgactttgttttgagtgagggagggctgtgcaggtcactggcctcacttctcctctatctgaatccagtgaccagatattcatcaggatgactgaagatgacccaggatgaggcaactggaattaagtgacttgcccaaggtcacatagctagtgattgtcaagtgtctgaggtgagatttgaactcaggtcttcctgactcctgtactggtgctctatccactgcaccacctagctgcccctttcttTTCTACTCAACAACTCAAAACCCCTCAACATCATCTactattttcccctcctttgttCTAGTCTCAGGTGATGAAGTGCCCCTTTTCTTGACAAAGTCAACAACTGTACTTGAGACCTTGAtgcaatttcttcttttcttctccatgaaCTTCCTGCCTTGattatttcctcctttttcttgtcTTCAAACTCAGTTATCTCCTTAAAAATATCTTTATCCTACTATCCCAGTAtgtcctttatttcttctccctttactaCTTGAACTTCTAGAGTCATCTACACTCACTGATTCCCTTTCCTCATCTACTCCTCATCTTTTTGAATTCTGGTCTCTGATCCTATCACTCTtactgaaataattttctctaatGTTACCTCTAAACTCTTAACTTCGAAGTCACAGTAACTCTCAGTATTCATTCTCCTTGATATCTTTGTTGCTTTTGATACTCTAGAACATTCCCTCCTCCTGaataatttcttccttatttctgtgaCAGAACTCCCTTGTTTCTCTTACCCTGCTCACAGTTTTGTCTGTTTCCTCTGTTGGTTGCTCCATCTCCCAACCATCAATGAGTAGTGTTTCCTAAGGATCTCTCCTGTGCCATACTgtcttttccccctaaactctctCTTGGTGTTATAATCAGCTCTTGTGGTTTTAATTATTTGCTCTGTGAAGGTTATCCCCAAGCCTATATGTTCTAGTCATTCTTCTGAACTTCAATCAATGCTTACTGGACATCTACACCTGCATATGCCTGGGGCATATTACTTTCATATATGCTCAATAGGAATCTTTACCTTTCACCTGGAAATCTACCCTCACCCTGAACTTTACAATTTCTGCTGTACTCACATATTTCTAGTATTCCTGGTCTACAATCTCAGGATCATCACTGACTCTTCCTTGCCTCTCCCTGatcatatctaatcagttgccaaatcctgtcaatTCTCCCTCTTCAGAATCTCTTGTATCTATCTTTACTCATATGTTCTACTCCAATTCAGGTCCATATCACTTCTTGATTGGACTACTCATCTCATTTCTTTAGTCCATTCTTCACCCTGCCACCAAATTAATATCCTTGACTGATCATTGAtctcaagttggaagggacctcaaagaccatctcaTTCAAACACCTTTATCTTTCTGTGGTCCTGAGAAGTGAGATGACTTTTCAAAGGTCCCACAAGTGATAAAcaccagaggtgggatttgaatccaaatccccTAGAATTCTTTCCCATGTATGATACTGACTGTCAGAGAAGACTTGCCCTGAAGATTAAGTCAATGCCACATGCTCTCTGAAAATGacttgattttccaaatatatGATGTAGCATGCAACTGTTTACGGATTTCCATTAAAATGAACAGGCTCAGATAGGATAACAATCCGTGTAACTGGAATCCCTTCCATAGGCCTTCTTGATTGACTAGCTTTATATTGGACAAATTGTTggttatttcaatatatttgctCAGACCATTAATCAAGTCTAGAAGTTAGTTTGGGCAATTATTAGCAAGAACTGACACTAGGTAGAATTTATGAATGGAAGAAGGTATTCTGTGatgaacatttttctcttttcaaagccCCTCTTCTGGTTATAATTTTTTCCCAGGCTTCCATCAAATGTTATATTCTCAAAGTACTTGGTCTTAGCTTAGTATGATAAATTAAAGTGTGAGGTGTCAGCTGATATAGATTTAAGCCTTTAAGATCTTGCTTTAAGGTATTACCATTCcccaattttcttttattttgacaGGATTGTCCTAAAGACCCCAAGTCTTTTGATGGTGGGATTTTAGGAAGCATGACAGGAGATGAGAACATGAAAgtagagggctggatttgaaatctggaagatgagttcaaatcctgcctcggaaacttagtagctgtgtacaCATGAACGATTCACTTaatttgatcctcagtttcctcttctgtaacacAAGGAGAATACCTGTcatcacaggattattgtgagagcCAAATGtacatgtaaatgtatgtaaagcactttggtaATTTTGAAACGCTATTTAAATATCATTACTTGGGCAAAAGGAAGCCAAGGGGAAGTTTGATGAAAATAGGTGACTGGCTGGTCATGTGATGAGCTGCCCGAGTGTTCCATTGGTAACTTTTTGTGTTATCGAGAGGTTAAGGACTGCCCTCAAGATGTTGGGTTAATTCCCTTTGAACTTAAGGATGGAAATGACCAAAATGAACAACTGCCCCACAAGATAGGCGAGTATGAAGGAGTTATGTTCAGTGTCTTTGAAGGGAGTTGCCAAACCTCTGAAACCACTGTTCTGTTAAAGTTTAAATGACTGCCATTATTGCTACTAATGTTGCTGTCCTAGTGTTCCTTATATACTACATCATAGCATAATTCTCACACTTAGAACTATTTTCCTGGATGCCAGTAAGATCACAGGTTTACAGATTTAGAAAGGAAAGACCTTAGAAGTTTCCAGTCCAATccacttatttttcagatgaggaaacagaatcacAACGACATTAAATAGTACGTTCAGGATTACTTAGCTATTAGCTGTtcgagtcaggatttgaactcaagacttcctatTTCCAAATCTTGTGCTAAATCCAAATCCTgtaaagtgagtcttcctgattgcaagtccagtgctctattcattgccccacctagctgcctgcctcACCTTTCTGTCACACAGGGAACAAGAGGCAAAGCTGAAACTTGAACCTAGATTTAGATTGCATATCCAGTGGAGGAAGGAAGTGCAAGagagtgaaaaaacaaaacaaaacattggatttggagttagaagacctgcaAACTCGGGCAAAGCATTTAATCTTTCTAAGTCattatctcatttctaaaatgagacagttgaattcagaaatcccttccaactctcagtctAGACTCTCAGAATCCTATATAAAATACACAACTCCAGATAAATTGAATTTACCCCAGTGGTATTGgaaacatcttcctgagttcaaatctggcatcagacacttactagctctataacTCCAGGCaaattctctttgcctcagtttcctcatttgtaaaatgaattggaaaaggaaatgacaaaccacacctggatctttgccaagaaaacctcaaatggagtcacaaagagttggatatgactgaacaaccacctGTATGATATGGagatatcatttctttttttgtctcagtttcctcatctttaaattagACCATTTAGACTAActagtctctgaggttccttctataCCTCCAAATCTATACCTCTATGATCTTTAATAGGATTGATGCCAGATCTTTTCATGGGTAATTTTCATTGTCCAAGGATGTGACtcagctgaatcttgaaagaggTAAGTTTGAACAGCATTGtagcatgggagacagccagtacAAAAGTAGGAGATGGAGTGTGAGGAGCTGCAAGTAGGTCAATATAACTGGAAGTTGGAGTGTGTGAATGGGTATGGAATGTAATAAGGCAGAAGGTAAGAAGAGGCCAGACTGTGAAAAACTCTAATTGTCAAAGAACTTATTATATTAGGTCTAGGAGGTCAATAGAGACATTGACTTTTTTTTGGCAGGGGTTTGGGATtgtgtctagggtcacacagtaagtatctaagaccagatttgaactcaggtcctcctgacttcagggccaactctctattcactatgctacTGAGCTGAGAatttcttctgtgtgtgtgtgtgtgtgtgtgtgtgtgtctgtgtgtgtatgtgtgtatgcgtatgttTGTTGACATAGTCTGTGCAATATCACTAATTAGAACTCAGTGTgccacagtaaaaaaaaaagattatatttcagaaggaaaaatttATCCTATCCAACAATCATGCatccttttatcattttatagagAGAAACTGTGCCATTGACCTGCTGTATATGTAACCTGCAGTCATTGAGAAGGATAGACAGACTCCTTCAGAAGCTCTTTTGGACAGAGGAGTTTTTTTCAACAGTTTATGAAAACACAAGCAAAATGGTCCTGGAGCTGTGTCATTACAAATTGCTTTGACAAATATATTTACCAGCagacataaaactgaaaagtgaTTGCACTTAGTTGAAGACCAATTCCTCTGATCTACATGAGACTGATTAACTTGTTTGACTAAACCTTAACATACTGatatcctttcccttctcattaAGTACTTGGTAGACCTAGAGTGTCCTACGGATCCTAGGATAACCCTAACTTGAAGAAGGAAtagagggcatgaggaggagtgATACTTGTATTGTAGAGAGTCTTGCTATTATATGGGTAGCTACCTAGCATCTctttgtgtatacatgcacaccaTATTATAGCGGGCATATGGACAGGGTCTTTGGAGTGGAGCAACTATCAAAGTATTTGCCAGTCCCATAGATTCCCACCTACTCAGGCCTGCCTGCCTCTCTTGGCAGTCTGTTCAGATAACTTGGGCCTCAATTTACTTCCAGGGTGCAGCTGTGATAGAAGGTTACATGAAGACGTCAATCATGGTTCCCTCCCATTTCATTATACTATGTTCTCAAAAcccttgaaaataaaaaatagcttTCTGCATCGTGATAAAAGAGAATGACTCCTGGAGGCAAAAATGACATGCTCAGTTATCTAGTAAGCCCATATTAAAGGAGTTTCTGATAGAGCCTGGTAACTTTTGTACTTACATAGTTGAATTTTCCGTAAACACTACCTCACCTTCTTTCCTGGAGCAGGACAAAGGAGTGTGAAGTCAAGGtccactttcttcttttctcacaaGTGCTTCAGATTTCTTTACTAAAGATCTTCAAAGCAAAGCCTGGATGAGCTCTTGTGGGAATGGTTTCAGAGGATTCATGTTTTGTGGATGAGTTTTGGACTAAATGAGCACTGAGATCCCTTAGAAGTTTGAGATTCTATtagtctatgatttttttctaataggAAAAATGTTTCCTATCCAACAATCAGCAGAGGAAAAGGATACAATGTGGGGTTGGTAGAACTCTCGGTGttttaaagaaaagggaaggattaTAGATAAAACCTACTCTGTAGTAAATCACTAATTCTTACTCTCTGAGAGACCAATTAGTTGTCTGCAGATGGAGAATAGTGTTTGGGGACAACTTCGTGcctattttttccctcctcttaaGAACCTGCTCCTTCTGAGGACTCACTTTCAGCAATGATTCTTATAAAATGTCTGTGTGATACTCAAGGCACTTCTGGTTGtgtttcttctgcttttcttctcagATCTTCTAGGggacagagaaaaaactgatcCTGTCAGTCTAGAGTAGTCCCTCAGGGCCCTGGCAGTTTTGCTTGCAATGTAGGTTTGAGGTGAGCATCAGGAGAATATTAGTCTTGGCAGGCAGCATGTTGTGGATAGAAATCTGGACTGGGATTCAGAATAGCTAAGTTCTAGACCTTTCTCCCCATGACTCATGCCAAGACTTAAGGCAAATGCATTGTTTTCTTCCTGTTTgttaatctttaaaatggaggaaataattACAATCCTTCCTTCCCAACATATCAGAGATATGGGATGATGACTCTACAGTGACAATGGATCTCAGAAGGCATTTAGTTCAACAcaattgttttatagatgaagagatggagacctagagaggttaagcaattggTCTGAGATCACACAGATTATAAGcttcagaggcagggtttgaacctaggtcctctgactccagagccagtataTTTTCCACCATAACATATGAGAATCAATCACTCAAGAAGTACTTCAATACCCAAGAATAAATTAATTCAAGACTCTTAGAACAAAGGAGGATTCTTTGTGAAAGTTATTAATTAAGATTTCAATAAAGCATATAAATAAATCAATAGCATATGTCatgcagtgtgctaagtgctggatattaaaaaaattgaagtagTCCCTCCCTTGAAGAAGTATATAGtataatggggaagataacatgacACAGATAGGTATATAGCAGATTATGCAAATCTAATGCAAGGTAACCTTGGAGGGGAAGGTACTAATATCTGGGAGCAGAAGGGGTCAGGAAAGGTCTCCACCAGTAGATGGtgcttgaactgaatcttgaagaaaaccagggttTCCAGGAGGAATAGGTGAGAGGGTAGAAAATCCCAGTCATGGGAGATAGCCTATGCAAAGATCTGGAGACATAAAATGGAACTTTGTGTGTGAGGAACACTGTGCATCCCAGGATGGATGAATCACAAAGAGCATGGATGGGAGTGCTAtgcaaataaaatgtaaaagtaaGAAGGGCCCAGGTTATGAGGACTTTTAAATGTCTGAAAGAAAAATTTCTGATGATTCTATAGGAATTAAGGGATTTCTGGAATTTACAGAATGGGAGTAGGGAGAAAATGATGTATTAACAACCACACTAGCTCACATcgtgggctgctagcacaggttctttgatctatttttctaaaggaaagatagctttaaaggggttaacaatcttacTTAATTAGCAGACAGATAAGTACAGATAAGTAATCCAAGGAAAACTCCAATAGATAGGGCTCCAAATGTCTAAGCAGAATAATACAACCATCTACATACACCACTACATCaggagagcaccaacatctgagttgtTGGGAGGGGGAGGTCTTAACAAAAGGCTACTCAGAGTCCTATCCAGTGAaccaaaaggtccttctcatgagtgAGCCTCCAAAGCAAAATGTCAATCTCCCAGAATATATAAAACAAAGACTTGGCCCCTGATTGtctcagagccagaaagcatgaaacctacatgactcagcatGGCTGTGAATTACCAGGGTTCAAAGGaaattaatccttcagatgtttacaatttagcttgatcctgggaaactgaagtccagaaagaaaacaacaaaaatcccaccttgttCACACTTACAAATGGTCAGATACATTTCAATACAATCTCTTTGGTATCTGTATGGAGGACacattggagaagggagagaggaaggcagaCCAGACTGGAAACTGAAGTACTGAACTAgggtatgaatggagagaagggagcatatttgGTAAATgcagagatagaaatgacaagaatttGCAATGTATTGGATATCTGGGTGTGTGCGTGAGGAGTTAATGAAGTCATCAAGGTTGAGCACAAGAGTAATTGGAAGGATAGTGGTGCagtcaggaaagaaagaaagttcaaaatgagaatgagaatataGTGAGTGCTATTTTGaccattttgagtttgagatgtttacaGGACAGTCAATTTGACGTATGTATTAGCCAGTTAATGAAGTGCAGAGAGAACCTAAGGCTGTTTATATAGATTTTGGTGTCATTTGTCATAAAAATGACTATTAAATTTATGGTAGGAGATGACAGCACCAAGTGGGAgtgtaagaagaaaagaaaaaagaacccaGGGTGTAGCCTTGATGACTGCCAAATGGTTTGAATACTAGGTTATAATCCTCCTTTTCCCCAGCTAGACAGAAGGAAGTACAATTAGTGTTGGAAGTGCCACATGAGTTGTGTATCTGATTCCTGTCCATTAATTGACATTGTAATAACGATGGCTAGCATGGCTCATCCAAGGAGTTTTCATGTTCTCTATTCAGTTTTCTTCCCATGAGAATCCCGATGTGACTGAGGAACTGCTCAATTTCATCTTTAAGGTCCAGGGAAGGTTGTGACTGAGCAAGACTAAGGATAGACCATTCTGGACTGGTGATTTCAAAGGGCCAGTATAGTTTCATTAAGAACAGTTCATTCCatattaacttcattttctttcttttttttgacaggATTGCTAAACTAGAAGATGAAAAGATGTCTGTGGATGTAGCTTGCCTAGTTTTTAATGAAGCTTTTGATAGAGTATTTCATACCAATTTTGGGAAGAATATGGAGAGCTGTTGAGATTATTATACTAATATATAAATTCATAACTGGCTAGATGGCCAGCCCCCAAAAGTAGTTATTAATGGTTCAATATGGGAGAAAATATCCAGTTCACTACCTCAGGGATATGTGACTGgtcctgtgctgtttaacattttaaacaatattttaacaTTGACTTGGATAATGATATAGAAGCCATACTTATCAAATCTATTGATAACAAAGAACTAAGAGTGATAGCCACCATGCTACATGATGGAGTCAGACTCCAAAAAGATCTAGATAGGCTAGAGGGTTGAGATGAATCTGATAAGATGAATTCAGTAGGGagaaatgtaaagttttatattttgttacaaaaaattaacttcacaaatGTTAGATAGGAGAGGCAggcaagggagaaaggaaggaatcatgtatttattaaacatatacataaattttaaattgtctctcctggatctattttccaggttagttgtttttccattgagatatttcacattgtcttcaattttttcattctttggttttgttttgtaatttcttggtttctcatgaagtcattagcttccatctgttccattctcatttttaaagaactattttcttcagtgagcttttgaacctccttttccatttagctaattctgctttttaaagatttcttctcctcattgactttttggacctcttttgccaattgagttagcctatttttaaagcttttattttcttcaatattttttttggggggcctcctttagcaagccattgactcacttttcatgatttttttgcattgctctcatctttcttctcaatttttcctccacctctcttacttctttttcaaaatcctttttgagctcttccatgtcctgagatgattgcatatttattttggaggttttggatgcagaagcctggACTTCCTCTGATgataggcattgttcttcctcatccaaaaggatgtaagaaaatatctgttcatcaagaaagtagccttctatagtcttatttgttcccccttttttgggcattttcccagccagttacttgacttttgagttctttgtcaataGGAgcatatactctggggacctgtaagttctcagttcctccaaggtggcataatcaagggagaggagttttcttctctcctggcctgcacactggtctgggaacaaccaaaaacttttctgcccaggatctgcaagtagaattccctctccacaactacctctcactccaccatgccagtgcctTTCCTTACCCTAGGCCCGCCACTTAGGGCTTAGAttatatcagctgctcaattcccccagagtctttagactgagggcttcaaaaatggtccctgcagctgcagtggctgctgccagtgGTCCAGatcttgttcccttctcctgggtgaaagaactttctcattgaactttgaagctgtctttggcatttgtgggttgagcaatctgggaattgCTGCTGCCAGTGCCTCCCTGAAACCTGTTCTGGTTCTTGTCCCTGCCATACTGCTTGGCcaacactggactgtgctccactcaacgcctggtgtaatagacctttcctgttggccttccaggatatcttgggctggaaacatctttcagtctgtcattttgtgccttctgttgctctagaatttgtttagagtcagttttacaggtattttatgggctatgagggagagcttttacaggtccgtctttctactctgcaatcttggctctgcccccaagaagGACATTTTCAATCTGAAGAGTGTCCAGCAGAGGGCATGTGTAATGGTTTAGGCTCCTGAGTCCACATCATATGAGAttcaattgaaggaactgggtatgTTTAACCTGCAGTAGAAATGTCAGAAGGATATGATAATAGTCTTAAAGTATTCAAAGTGCTCTCATGTTAAAAAGGATCAGGGAAAATTTTCCAACAGTTACAGCTATGACTAGAGCTGGTGCGTTCTCCCTTCACGGGGGTGTTCAAAGGAGCTGCATGACTATTTGTTCAGTGTGCTGCTTTCTTTCAATTATGGGCTGTACTAGATGTCTGCTAAGGTCCCAGGCAATTCTCAAGTTCAGTTGTCctgtgaatatatttttaatgtatatatacatacatacatacatacatacatacatacatacatacatatatatataaataaaatatatttgtaaaagttcCTCATATTTTCAACAAGATAATGATATTGATAATGATTAGTTTCACAAAGATTTGCAGTGATTGAAAACGGGGCAAATAAATCAGGGGTTACTGATTTTTAACTGCCTTTTTTATGGGAGTAATTAAACCATCTGTGATCCCTTCCCTCCagttgttcatcatttgttaccTTTTCagagatcttttttttccttctccagttcattatatttttatttttttaaaatttatttatttaatttttaacattcattttcacaaaattttgggttccaaattttctccccatttgtcccctcccccaccccaaaacaccaagcattttaattgctcctatcaccaatctgccctctcttctatcatccctcccttcccttatctccatcttctcttttgtcctgtagggccagataactttctatactccattatctatatttcttatttgctagtagcaagaacagtacttgacagttgttcctaaaactttgagttccaacttctcttcatccctccctccccacccattccctttgggaagggaagcaattcaatataggccatatctgtgtggttttgcaaatgacttccataatagtcatattgtataagactaactatatttccctccatcctgtcctgccccccattgcttctattttctcttttgatcctgtccctccccaagagtgttgacttcaaattgctcccttctcccactgccctccctccatcatcccccccacctgcttatccccttctcccccactttcctgtattgtaagataggttttcataccaaaatgagtgtacattttattccttcctttagtggaatgtgatgagagtaaacttcatgtttctctctcacctcccctctttttccctgcactaaaaagtcttatgcttgcctcttttatgagagataatttgccccattccatttctccctttctcctcccaatatatttctctctcactgcttgatttcattttttaaagatatgaacccatccttttcaattcactctgtgcactctgtctctatgtgtgtgtgcgtgtgcgtgtgcatgtgagtgtgtgtaatcccacccagtacccagatactgaaaagagttacaaatattgtctttccatgtaggaatgtaaacagttcaactttagtaagtcccttatgacttctctgctgtttaccttttcatgcttctcttcattcttgtgtttgaaagtccaaatttcttttcagctctggtcttttcatcaagaatgcttgaaagtcctctatttcattgcaagatcattttttcccctgaagtattatactcagttttgctgggtaggtgattcttggttttagtcctagttcctttgacttccggaatatcctattccattccctttaatcccttaatgtagaagctgctagatcttatgttatcctgattgtatttctacagtacttgaattgtttctttctagctgcttgcaatattttctccttgacctggggactctggaatttggccacaa includes:
- the LOC140514067 gene encoding olfactory receptor 11G2-like, which codes for MKISNTNHSSKSTAGFILLGFPCSRDIQILLFILFLIIYILTLLGNGSIICVVHKNKRLQTPMYILLANFSFLEIWYVTSTVPNMLVNFLSNTKTISFSGCFLQFYFFFSLGGTECFFLAIMAFDRYLAICRPLHYPTIMTGRLCINLVVSCWVSGFLWFLAPIILISQLSFCGSRVIDHFLCDPGPLLALTCTRAPLVEFTCSIVNSLPLFIPFLFIMGTYAMVLRAVLRVPSAAGRRKAFSTCGSHLAVVSLFYGSVMVMYVKPTSSHEAGAQKIVTLFYSVVTPFLNPLIYSLRNKDMKDALRKILISVRMIKEIIC